A DNA window from Comamonas fluminis contains the following coding sequences:
- a CDS encoding TRAP transporter large permease, with the protein MVVTLIFLAVLIGGMVIGMPIAHSLVLTGVALMWHLDFFDTQLLAQNLQAGFDNFPLLAVPFFILAGELMNAGGLSRRIIDLARAFVGHIPGGLGYVAIGAAVLLASMSGSAIADTAALATILLPMMRDQKYPDSYSAGLLASGGIIAPIIPPSMPFVIYGVTTNTSISKLFLSGVVPGLFMGAFLIAAWWFIARKYQLAAGERVEWGTRIKALFKSFWAMMMPVIILGGLKGGVFTPTEAAVVAAVYALFVSMVVYREMSWGKLYDVFLAAAKTTAVVMFLCGAATVTAYMITLADLPNMLADSFAGLLGSPMLFMAVMMLFLLVVGTAMDLTPTILIFGPVCAPLAVKAGIDPVYFGFMFIYVGCIGLITPPVGTVQNVVAGVGKLRMETVIKGTNPFLMVYVLLAILFVIFPQLVTAPLKWMH; encoded by the coding sequence ATGGTCGTTACCCTGATTTTTCTGGCCGTGCTGATTGGTGGCATGGTCATTGGCATGCCGATTGCGCATTCACTGGTGCTGACCGGCGTGGCGCTGATGTGGCATCTGGACTTTTTCGACACCCAGTTGCTGGCCCAGAACCTGCAGGCCGGTTTTGACAACTTCCCGCTGCTGGCCGTGCCGTTCTTCATTCTGGCGGGCGAGCTGATGAACGCAGGCGGTCTGTCGCGCCGCATCATTGATCTGGCCCGCGCCTTTGTCGGCCACATCCCCGGCGGGCTGGGCTATGTGGCCATTGGCGCTGCGGTGCTGCTGGCGTCCATGAGCGGCTCGGCCATTGCCGACACCGCCGCGCTGGCCACCATCTTGCTGCCCATGATGCGCGATCAGAAGTACCCCGACAGCTACAGCGCAGGCCTGCTGGCTTCAGGCGGCATCATCGCCCCCATCATTCCGCCTTCGATGCCATTTGTGATTTATGGCGTCACCACCAACACATCCATCAGCAAGCTGTTCCTGTCGGGCGTGGTGCCGGGCCTGTTCATGGGCGCGTTTCTGATTGCCGCGTGGTGGTTCATTGCCCGCAAATACCAACTGGCCGCTGGCGAGCGTGTGGAGTGGGGCACCCGTATCAAGGCGCTGTTCAAAAGCTTCTGGGCCATGATGATGCCGGTCATCATTCTGGGCGGCCTGAAGGGCGGCGTGTTCACACCCACCGAAGCGGCTGTGGTTGCTGCCGTCTATGCGCTGTTCGTGTCCATGGTGGTGTACCGCGAGATGAGCTGGGGCAAGCTCTATGACGTGTTTCTGGCAGCCGCCAAGACCACCGCAGTCGTGATGTTCCTGTGCGGTGCAGCCACCGTGACAGCCTACATGATTACGCTGGCCGACCTGCCCAATATGCTAGCCGACAGCTTTGCCGGCCTGCTGGGCTCGCCCATGCTGTTCATGGCAGTGATGATGCTCTTCCTGCTGGTCGTCGGCACGGCCATGGACCTGACCCCCACCATCCTGATCTTCGGCCCGGTCTGCGCACCACTGGCGGTGAAGGCTGGAATCGACCCCGTGTACTTCGGCTTCATGTTCATCTATGTGGGCTGTATCGGCCTCATCACCCCGCCTGTGGGCACAGTGCAGAACGTGGTGGCCGGCGTGGGCAAGCTGCGCATGGAAACCGTCATCAAGGGCACCAACCCCTTCCTCATGGTCTATGTGCTGCTGGCAATTCTGTTTGTGATCTTCCCGCAGCTGGTGACCGCACCGCTCAAGTGGATGCATTGA
- a CDS encoding TRAP transporter substrate-binding protein has translation MRIKFAITGLTAMLLATGAVQAQDFKPRLVRFGYGLVEDSNQGRAVRMFAKEVEKATGGKMKVRAIGNASLGSDTQMQQALIGGAQEMMVGSTATLVGLTPEMAVWDTPFLFANTKEADTVLDGPVGEKVKATLEPKGMVGLVYWENGFRNLTNNKRPIAKLEDLQDVKLRVMQNNVFLDSFKALGANAVPLPFSELFTALETKAVDGQENPFNTVLSSKFYEVQKYLTVSNHVYSPWIVTVSKKWWDTLTPAEKKVLQDAAIKSRDFERKDTREEAAKALAEIKTKGMQVNELPAAEAGRMRDKLATVNAGIAKTVGQGTWDSVQAAVKQARAK, from the coding sequence ATGCGTATCAAATTTGCAATCACAGGCCTCACCGCCATGTTGCTGGCCACCGGTGCTGTTCAGGCACAGGACTTCAAGCCCCGTCTGGTGCGCTTTGGCTACGGTCTGGTCGAAGACTCCAACCAGGGCCGTGCTGTGCGCATGTTTGCCAAGGAAGTGGAAAAAGCCACGGGCGGCAAGATGAAGGTGCGCGCCATTGGCAATGCCTCTCTGGGCTCAGACACCCAGATGCAGCAGGCCCTGATCGGCGGCGCGCAGGAAATGATGGTCGGCTCCACCGCCACGCTGGTGGGCCTGACACCCGAAATGGCCGTCTGGGATACGCCTTTCCTGTTTGCCAACACCAAGGAAGCCGACACCGTGCTGGACGGCCCCGTGGGCGAGAAAGTCAAAGCCACGCTGGAGCCCAAGGGCATGGTCGGTCTGGTCTATTGGGAAAACGGCTTCCGCAACCTGACCAATAACAAGCGCCCTATCGCCAAGCTGGAAGACCTGCAGGACGTGAAGCTGCGCGTGATGCAGAACAACGTCTTCCTCGACAGCTTCAAGGCACTGGGCGCCAACGCCGTGCCCCTGCCCTTCTCCGAGCTGTTCACAGCGCTGGAAACCAAGGCCGTTGATGGTCAGGAAAACCCGTTCAACACCGTGCTATCCAGCAAGTTCTACGAAGTGCAGAAGTACCTGACCGTCTCCAACCACGTCTATAGCCCCTGGATTGTGACGGTGAGCAAGAAGTGGTGGGACACGCTGACACCTGCTGAAAAGAAGGTGCTGCAGGATGCCGCCATCAAGAGCCGCGATTTCGAGCGCAAGGACACCCGCGAAGAAGCGGCCAAGGCGTTGGCTGAAATCAAGACCAAGGGCATGCAGGTCAACGAACTGCCTGCCGCTGAAGCAGGCCGCATGCGCGACAAGCTGGCCACGGTGAACGCAGGCATTGCCAAGACTGTGGGTCAGGGCACCTGGGATTCGGTGCAGGCTGCCGTCAAGCAAGCCCGCGCCAAGTAA
- the edd gene encoding phosphogluconate dehydratase translates to MAIHPVLSQVTQRIQQRSQASRADYLAQVDAMAARPPQVRSMGCANVAHAFAALPGADKIRIVEEKGPNIGIVTAYNDVLSAHAPFATYPDILKDEARKNGATAQVAGGVPAMCDGVTQGLPGMELSLFSRDAIAMSTAVALTHDTFDAALLLGVCDKIVPGLLIGALHFGHLPMVFVPAGPMTSGLSNSEKAKVREQAAQGLVGRKELQAAENAAYHDQGTCTFYGTANSNQMLLEAMGLHVPGTAFINPGDSERELLTREAMRTVLSITHGKRFAPIGHVVDERCIVNAMVALLATGGSTNHLIHWVAVARAAGILIDWDDFEQLSAVVPLLARVYPNGAADVNQFQAAGGPGYVIAQLLQAGLMHGDVLTVKPEGLAAFGRIPHVENGALHWQVAGASTDDSVLRPATAPFSPTGGLKLLKGNLGRSVIKISAVPEDRHTLRAPAWVFDSQDELQAAFKSGALEQACQTNGHNGVVCVVRWQGPQANGMPELHKLTPPLAVLQGKGYKVALVTDGRMSGASGKVPAAIHLSPEALAGGPLARVQSGDLITLDAASGLLQAEVTEAEWNARPLAAMPAELQQANRRGLGRELFAGFRRNALSAEEGACTWVLN, encoded by the coding sequence ATGGCAATCCACCCCGTTCTGTCCCAGGTCACGCAGCGCATACAACAGCGCAGCCAGGCCAGCCGTGCGGACTATCTGGCACAGGTCGATGCCATGGCCGCGCGCCCGCCGCAGGTTCGCTCCATGGGCTGCGCCAATGTGGCCCATGCTTTTGCCGCCCTGCCCGGCGCTGACAAGATTCGCATCGTCGAAGAAAAAGGCCCGAACATTGGCATCGTCACGGCCTATAACGATGTGCTCTCGGCCCACGCGCCGTTTGCGACCTACCCCGATATTCTGAAAGACGAAGCGCGCAAAAACGGCGCCACCGCCCAGGTTGCGGGCGGCGTGCCTGCCATGTGCGATGGCGTCACCCAGGGCCTGCCCGGCATGGAGCTGAGCCTGTTCAGCCGCGACGCGATTGCCATGTCCACCGCCGTGGCACTCACCCACGACACCTTTGACGCCGCCCTGCTGCTGGGCGTGTGCGACAAGATTGTTCCCGGCCTGCTGATTGGCGCCCTGCACTTCGGCCACCTGCCCATGGTGTTTGTGCCCGCTGGTCCCATGACCTCTGGCCTATCCAACAGCGAAAAAGCCAAGGTGCGCGAGCAAGCCGCGCAAGGCCTTGTGGGCCGCAAAGAGCTGCAGGCTGCAGAGAATGCCGCCTATCACGATCAAGGCACCTGCACCTTTTACGGCACGGCCAACAGCAACCAGATGCTGCTCGAAGCCATGGGCCTGCATGTGCCCGGCACGGCTTTTATCAACCCCGGCGATTCAGAGCGCGAGCTGCTCACGCGCGAAGCCATGCGCACCGTGCTCTCCATCACCCACGGCAAGCGCTTTGCACCCATTGGCCATGTGGTGGATGAGCGCTGCATCGTCAACGCCATGGTGGCCCTGCTGGCCACAGGCGGCTCCACCAACCACCTGATTCACTGGGTGGCCGTGGCCCGCGCAGCGGGCATCCTCATCGACTGGGATGATTTCGAACAACTGTCTGCCGTCGTGCCACTGCTGGCCCGCGTCTATCCCAACGGGGCAGCCGATGTGAACCAGTTTCAGGCCGCTGGCGGCCCTGGCTATGTGATTGCCCAGCTGCTGCAGGCCGGGCTCATGCATGGCGATGTGCTGACCGTAAAACCCGAAGGGCTTGCTGCCTTTGGCCGCATCCCCCATGTCGAAAACGGCGCACTGCACTGGCAAGTGGCCGGAGCCTCCACAGACGATAGCGTGCTTCGCCCGGCCACAGCCCCTTTCAGCCCCACAGGGGGCTTGAAACTGCTCAAAGGCAATCTGGGCCGCAGCGTCATCAAGATCAGCGCCGTGCCCGAAGACCGTCACACACTGCGCGCACCGGCCTGGGTGTTTGACTCGCAGGACGAATTGCAGGCCGCCTTCAAATCTGGCGCGCTGGAGCAGGCCTGCCAGACCAACGGCCACAACGGCGTGGTCTGCGTGGTGCGCTGGCAGGGGCCGCAGGCCAACGGCATGCCAGAGCTGCACAAGCTCACCCCCCCGCTGGCCGTGCTGCAGGGCAAGGGCTACAAGGTGGCGCTGGTGACCGATGGCCGCATGAGCGGTGCATCGGGCAAGGTGCCTGCCGCCATCCACCTCAGCCCCGAAGCGCTGGCGGGCGGGCCGCTGGCCAGGGTGCAAAGCGGCGACCTCATCACGCTGGATGCTGCAAGCGGCCTTCTGCAGGCCGAAGTGACCGAGGCCGAATGGAATGCCCGGCCCCTGGCCGCCATGCCTGCCGAGCTGCAGCAGGCCAACCGCCGTGGTCTGGGCCGTGAACTGTTTGCCGGATTCCGGCGCAATGCGCTCAGCGCAGAAGAAGGAGCTTGCACATGGGTGCTCAACTGA
- a CDS encoding bifunctional 4-hydroxy-2-oxoglutarate aldolase/2-dehydro-3-deoxy-phosphogluconate aldolase, which yields MGAQLTALSIMRDAPVIPVIVLNKVEHAVPMAEALVAGGIRVLEVTLRTPQGLACIEAIAKAVPQAIVGAGTVRSAADAAAAAQVGARFAVSPGYTSKLGQACRDLGLPLLPGVATSSEIMAAMEDGLSELKFFPAVQSGGIQMLKAWQGPFGDVRFCPTGGISPANAAEFLALSNVVCVGGSWLVPSSAVEAGNWSQITDLAKATHALRA from the coding sequence ATGGGTGCTCAACTGACGGCTTTATCCATCATGCGGGATGCCCCCGTCATTCCCGTCATCGTGCTCAACAAGGTAGAGCACGCTGTGCCCATGGCAGAGGCACTGGTCGCTGGTGGCATCAGGGTGCTGGAAGTCACGCTGCGCACGCCGCAGGGTCTGGCCTGCATTGAAGCCATTGCCAAGGCCGTGCCGCAAGCCATTGTGGGCGCTGGCACCGTGCGCAGCGCGGCAGATGCAGCCGCAGCAGCACAAGTCGGTGCACGGTTTGCCGTCAGCCCCGGCTACACCAGCAAGCTGGGGCAGGCCTGCCGCGATCTTGGCTTGCCACTGCTGCCCGGCGTGGCCACCAGCAGCGAAATCATGGCTGCCATGGAAGACGGCCTGAGCGAGCTGAAATTTTTCCCGGCCGTGCAGTCCGGCGGCATTCAGATGCTCAAGGCCTGGCAAGGCCCGTTTGGTGATGTGCGCTTTTGCCCCACGGGCGGCATCTCGCCTGCCAATGCTGCCGAGTTTCTGGCGCTGTCCAATGTGGTCTGCGTGGGTGGCTCGTGGCTGGTGCCATCAAGCGCCGTAGAAGCTGGCAACTGGTCACAGATTACCGATCTGGCCAAGGCCACGCACGCACTGCGCGCCTGA
- the cydX gene encoding cytochrome bd-I oxidase subunit CydX translates to MWYFAWILGLPLAAAFAVLNAMWYELTDDEVTRRRILEETNSQPEA, encoded by the coding sequence ATGTGGTATTTCGCTTGGATTCTGGGCCTGCCGCTGGCCGCTGCTTTCGCGGTGCTCAACGCCATGTGGTATGAGCTGACGGACGATGAGGTGACCCGTCGCCGTATTCTGGAAGAGACCAACTCGCAGCCCGAAGCCTGA
- the cydB gene encoding cytochrome d ubiquinol oxidase subunit II, with protein sequence MILHELITYDVLRVIWWVLLGVLLVGFAVTDGFDLGAMGLLRATAKTDVERRTAINSVGPVWEGNQVWLILGGGAIFAAWPQLYAVSFSGFYLAMFAVLVPLILRPVAFKFRSKREDAAWRNRWDWVLCITGLVPALLFGVAVGNVLLGVPFRLGDDMRIYYDGTFFGLLTPFALLAGLVSLSMLLMHGAAWLMFKTDGEVSARAAKYGTIFAVLTTVLFAAAGVWLANMNGFVITSEINPVGPSNPMNKTAAVVAGAWMSNFKASPVLWIVPALGLVMPLVVAAALRSRKEWLGLLGSGLAIAGIILSVGCAMFPMILPSTVDPRFSLTVWDSSSSHVVLFIMLVCSLIFIPLILAYTSWVYSVLRGKVDPIAIATGKTHSY encoded by the coding sequence ATGATCTTGCATGAACTGATTACATACGACGTTTTGCGCGTCATCTGGTGGGTGCTGCTGGGCGTGCTGCTGGTCGGCTTTGCCGTCACTGACGGGTTCGATCTGGGGGCCATGGGCCTGCTGCGCGCCACGGCCAAGACCGATGTGGAGCGCCGCACGGCCATCAACTCCGTCGGCCCCGTGTGGGAAGGCAATCAGGTGTGGCTGATTCTGGGCGGCGGCGCCATTTTTGCCGCCTGGCCACAGCTCTACGCCGTGTCCTTCTCGGGCTTTTACCTGGCCATGTTTGCCGTGCTGGTGCCCTTGATTTTGCGCCCCGTGGCTTTCAAGTTCCGCAGCAAGCGTGAAGACGCCGCATGGCGCAACCGCTGGGACTGGGTGCTGTGCATTACCGGTCTTGTGCCTGCGCTGCTGTTTGGTGTGGCCGTGGGCAATGTGCTGCTGGGCGTGCCATTCCGTCTGGGCGACGATATGCGCATCTACTACGACGGCACATTCTTCGGCCTGCTCACACCGTTTGCGCTGCTGGCCGGTCTGGTGTCGCTGTCCATGCTGCTGATGCATGGCGCGGCCTGGCTGATGTTCAAGACAGATGGCGAAGTCTCTGCACGTGCTGCCAAGTACGGCACTATCTTTGCCGTGCTGACTACGGTGCTGTTTGCGGCTGCGGGTGTCTGGCTGGCTAATATGAACGGCTTTGTCATCACCAGTGAGATCAACCCTGTGGGCCCTTCCAACCCCATGAACAAGACCGCCGCTGTGGTGGCTGGTGCCTGGATGAGCAACTTCAAGGCTTCCCCTGTGCTGTGGATTGTTCCTGCTCTGGGTCTGGTCATGCCCCTGGTGGTGGCTGCTGCACTGCGCAGCCGCAAAGAGTGGCTGGGCCTGCTGGGCAGCGGTCTGGCGATTGCCGGCATCATTTTGAGCGTGGGCTGCGCCATGTTCCCTATGATCCTGCCTTCCACCGTGGACCCACGCTTTAGCCTGACGGTCTGGGATTCGTCCTCCAGCCATGTGGTGCTGTTCATCATGCTGGTGTGCTCGCTGATCTTCATTCCCCTGATCCTGGCCTATACCAGCTGGGTGTACTCGGTGCTGCGCGGCAAGGTGGACCCCATCGCCATCGCTACCGGCAAGACTCACTCGTACTGA
- a CDS encoding cytochrome ubiquinol oxidase subunit I, whose protein sequence is MDLDIVDLSRLQFAITALYHFLFVPLTLGLSILIAIMETVFVMTGRTIWRDMTKFWGVLFGINFAMGVATGVVMEFQFGMNWSYYSHYVGDIFGAPLAIEGLMAFFMEATFVGLFFFGWDRLSKVKHLIVTCLMAIGTNFSALWILVANGWMQNPVGAAFNPQTMRMEVTDFFAVLTNPVAQAKFVHTVSAGYVMAALFVLGVSAWYLLKGRHIHLAKRSMTVAASFGLAASLSVVVLGDESGYLSSEHQKMKLASIEAMWETEPAPAAFTAFGFPDREARETHFAVHIPWVMGLIGTRSLNTEIPGINQLVKNAEGNIRNGIDAYDALQTIRKAKSDAEVPAEARLRFENNGANMGYALLLMRYVDDPRKATEEQIHKAAMDTVPPVGPLFWSFRIMVALGMFFILLTGTFFWLSVRHKLDAYPWLLKVAVLSIPLPWIAAECGWIVAELGRQPWIIEGVLPTAMAVSNLGATTLLLTIAGFVLIYTVLLVIELKLMVKAIKKGPEHESEPHLSFYEPMIKKLAATRG, encoded by the coding sequence ATGGACCTCGATATCGTCGATCTATCGCGACTGCAGTTCGCGATAACGGCGCTCTACCACTTTTTGTTTGTGCCGCTGACGCTCGGCCTGTCGATTCTCATCGCCATCATGGAGACGGTGTTTGTGATGACAGGTCGCACCATCTGGCGCGACATGACCAAGTTCTGGGGCGTGCTGTTTGGCATCAACTTCGCCATGGGCGTGGCCACTGGCGTGGTGATGGAGTTTCAGTTCGGCATGAACTGGAGCTACTACAGCCACTACGTGGGCGACATCTTTGGCGCACCGCTGGCCATTGAAGGTCTGATGGCCTTCTTCATGGAAGCCACGTTCGTGGGCCTGTTCTTCTTTGGCTGGGATCGCCTGTCCAAGGTCAAGCACCTGATCGTGACCTGCCTGATGGCCATTGGCACCAACTTCTCGGCGCTGTGGATTCTGGTGGCCAACGGCTGGATGCAAAACCCCGTGGGCGCTGCCTTCAACCCCCAGACCATGCGCATGGAAGTGACGGACTTCTTTGCCGTGCTCACAAACCCCGTGGCACAGGCCAAGTTTGTGCACACGGTATCGGCCGGCTATGTGATGGCTGCGCTGTTTGTGCTGGGTGTGTCGGCCTGGTATCTGCTCAAGGGTCGTCATATCCATCTGGCCAAGCGCTCGATGACCGTGGCGGCCTCGTTCGGTCTGGCTGCTTCGCTGTCGGTGGTGGTGCTGGGTGATGAATCCGGCTATCTGTCGTCGGAACACCAGAAGATGAAGCTGGCTTCCATCGAAGCCATGTGGGAAACAGAGCCTGCGCCTGCTGCGTTCACGGCTTTCGGCTTCCCCGATCGTGAAGCCCGCGAGACCCACTTTGCCGTGCATATTCCATGGGTGATGGGCCTGATCGGTACACGCTCGCTCAATACCGAGATTCCCGGCATCAACCAGCTGGTCAAGAACGCCGAAGGCAATATCCGCAACGGTATTGACGCCTATGACGCGCTGCAGACCATTCGCAAGGCCAAGAGCGACGCGGAAGTTCCTGCTGAAGCCCGCCTGCGCTTTGAGAACAATGGCGCCAACATGGGCTACGCCCTGCTGCTGATGCGCTATGTGGATGACCCCCGCAAGGCTACCGAAGAGCAGATTCACAAGGCCGCCATGGACACCGTGCCACCCGTTGGCCCGCTGTTCTGGAGCTTCCGCATCATGGTGGCACTGGGCATGTTCTTCATCCTGCTGACCGGCACCTTCTTCTGGCTGTCTGTGCGTCACAAGCTCGATGCCTACCCCTGGCTGCTCAAGGTGGCAGTGCTGTCCATTCCTCTGCCCTGGATTGCTGCTGAATGCGGCTGGATTGTGGCCGAGCTGGGTCGTCAGCCCTGGATCATCGAAGGCGTGCTGCCCACAGCCATGGCCGTGTCCAACCTGGGCGCAACAACCTTGCTGCTGACCATTGCTGGCTTTGTACTGATCTACACCGTGCTGCTGGTGATTGAGCTCAAGCTGATGGTCAAGGCCATCAAGAAGGGCCCAGAGCACGAGAGCGAGCCGCACCTGAGCTTTTACGAGCCCATGATCAAAAAGCTGGCCGCCACCCGTGGTTAA
- a CDS encoding amino acid ABC transporter ATP-binding/permease protein: protein MSCNAVSRNPVSLRQVLIALGQMAPRKLWLGGVALAALTVLMGMALLGLSGWFITATAIAGLVPAVALVFDVFMPSAGIRLLAVGRTGARYAERMVTHDATLAVLAALRQKLFLHWARPQAARMLLQRPARLLQRLTSDVDALDNLYLRLLVPACSALGAALLLALAYGVMRWWLGLLALAWLLLAGWGIALWQGLRSRKAAVRRAMALEAMRAQTVDLVAGQTDLLMAGQLPRQMQQVLRSDERAAVADAQLYGTEAAAVKAYGAVSAITLSASVLLMAWLMEQGWINAPVAALGILLALSALEPFAALRRGAEQAGRTLLAVRRLGPALVQEAEPAPEAPQQSAEEWAAVLHGVQLRQLGPVDLSIAPGERVALIGSSGAGKTTLLQLISGELNAQQGQLKAMASSWMTQRTELFQDSLRENLRLAAPEADDAQLWTALEAAGLKNDVMALPQGLDTMLGEGGLGLSGGQSRRLALARLLLSPRGCWLLDEVSEGLDAATAGDVLQRLSLAAQGRTLIFATHWQREARLADRIVCLQAGRVQSQARRGTPEFEALIARLRPDAQGFEMARSDAPQAQEFFV, encoded by the coding sequence ATGAGTTGCAACGCTGTTTCACGCAACCCTGTTTCTTTACGCCAGGTGTTGATCGCCCTTGGGCAGATGGCCCCACGCAAGCTCTGGCTGGGCGGTGTCGCGCTGGCAGCGCTGACGGTGCTCATGGGCATGGCCTTGCTGGGGCTGTCGGGCTGGTTTATTACCGCCACGGCGATTGCCGGGCTGGTGCCCGCAGTGGCTCTCGTCTTCGATGTATTCATGCCGTCTGCCGGTATTCGCCTGCTGGCCGTGGGGCGCACTGGTGCACGTTATGCCGAGCGCATGGTCACGCACGACGCTACGCTGGCCGTACTGGCTGCGCTGCGCCAGAAGCTGTTTTTGCACTGGGCCCGCCCGCAGGCTGCGCGTATGCTGCTGCAGCGGCCCGCCCGTTTGCTGCAGCGCCTGACTTCGGATGTGGACGCGCTGGACAACCTTTATCTGCGCCTGCTGGTGCCCGCCTGTTCGGCGCTGGGCGCGGCTTTGCTGCTGGCACTGGCCTATGGCGTGATGCGCTGGTGGCTGGGCTTGCTGGCACTGGCCTGGCTGCTGCTGGCGGGCTGGGGCATTGCTCTTTGGCAGGGGCTGCGCAGCCGCAAGGCCGCTGTGCGCCGTGCCATGGCGCTGGAAGCCATGCGCGCTCAGACCGTGGATCTGGTCGCCGGCCAGACCGATTTGCTGATGGCGGGGCAGTTGCCACGCCAGATGCAGCAGGTCTTGCGCAGCGACGAGCGGGCAGCCGTCGCTGATGCACAGCTTTATGGCACAGAAGCGGCTGCAGTCAAGGCGTATGGCGCGGTATCTGCTATTACTTTAAGTGCATCTGTGTTGCTGATGGCCTGGCTGATGGAGCAGGGCTGGATCAATGCACCCGTTGCGGCGCTGGGAATTTTGCTGGCACTGTCGGCGCTGGAGCCGTTTGCAGCGCTGCGCCGTGGGGCAGAGCAGGCTGGGCGCACTTTGCTGGCGGTGCGGCGTCTGGGCCCAGCCCTGGTGCAAGAGGCGGAACCCGCGCCTGAAGCGCCGCAGCAGAGCGCTGAAGAATGGGCGGCTGTGTTGCATGGCGTGCAACTGCGTCAGCTCGGCCCCGTTGATCTGAGCATCGCCCCTGGCGAGCGCGTGGCTCTGATTGGCAGCAGCGGCGCAGGCAAGACCACGTTGCTGCAGCTGATCTCGGGTGAGTTGAACGCGCAGCAGGGCCAGTTGAAGGCCATGGCCAGCAGCTGGATGACGCAGAGAACCGAGCTGTTCCAGGACAGCCTGCGCGAGAACCTGCGGCTGGCCGCCCCCGAGGCCGATGATGCGCAATTGTGGACGGCGCTGGAAGCCGCAGGCCTGAAAAATGACGTCATGGCTCTGCCACAAGGGCTGGACACCATGCTGGGTGAAGGTGGGCTGGGCTTGTCTGGCGGGCAGTCCCGGCGCCTTGCGCTGGCGCGACTGTTGCTGAGCCCGCGCGGCTGCTGGTTGCTGGATGAAGTCAGCGAAGGGCTGGATGCCGCCACTGCGGGTGATGTGCTGCAGCGGCTGAGTCTAGCGGCGCAGGGGCGCACCCTGATTTTTGCCACGCACTGGCAGCGTGAAGCCCGACTGGCAGACCGCATCGTGTGTCTGCAGGCGGGGCGCGTGCAGAGCCAGGCCCGGCGAGGCACACCTGAATTTGAAGCATTGATTGCCCGGTTGCGCCCTGATGCGCAGGGTTTCGAGATGGCCCGCAGCGATGCGCCGCAGGCCCAAGAGTTTTTCGTTTGA